The following proteins are encoded in a genomic region of Pungitius pungitius chromosome 17, fPunPun2.1, whole genome shotgun sequence:
- the rpl11 gene encoding 60S ribosomal protein L11 produces the protein MAEQGEKKENPMRELRIRKLCLNICVGESGDRLTRAAKVLEQLTGQTPVFSKARYTVRSFGIRRNEKIAVHCTVRGAKAEEILEKGLKVREYELRKNNFSDTGNFGFGIQEHIDLGIKYDPSIGIYGLDFYVVLGRPGFSIADKKRKRGRIGFRHRIRKEEAMRWFQQKYDGIILPGK, from the exons ATGGCG GAACAAGGTGAGAAGAAGGAGAACCCCATGAGGGAGCTTCGCATTCGCAAGCTCTGCCTGAACATCTGCGTCGGTGAGAGCGGAGACAGGCTGACCCGTGCTGCTAAGGTGCTGGAGCAGCTCACAGGGCAGACTCCCGTCTTCTCCAAGG ccCGCTACACCGTGCGATCCTTCGGTATCCGCAGAAATGAAAAGATTGCTGTCCACTGCACCGTCCGTGGAGCCAAAGCAGAGGAGATCCTAGAGAAAGGACTAAAG GTGCGTGAGTACGAGTTGAGAAAGAACAACTTCTCTGATACTGGAAACTTCGGCTTCGGTATCCAGGAACACATCGACCTGGGTATTAAGTACGACCCCAGCATCGGCATCTACGGACTGGACTTCTACGTT GTTCTGGGCAGACCCGGCTTCAGCATCGCCGACAAGAAGCGGAAAAGAGGCCGCATCGGCTTCAGGCACCGCATCCGTAAAGAGGAGGCCATGCGCTGGTTCCAGCAGAAA TATGACGGCATCATCCTCCCCGGCAAGTAA
- the klhl43 gene encoding kelch-like protein 31, with protein sequence MLKPKKNNITGPTMAPKKKASRQKKPAAEAAAEAATVPLKVESLGDGVVVVESRVKKIEQMAALDIAQLNSLNLPLPPPVIAPGERGLGLGSELTRPLHGNALLEELSKMRQEKFLTDLELACKTKAFDVHKLVISSISQYFREILAKDPGMKRLELPSLSPLGLANVITFAYLGRVHMSLYTIGCTASAAATLQIPQLLKMCMDFLMAELNVQTCVYIWNIAAAYGLTSVSEAARRFVLENFVQFADTPLFTQLTLEQISAFLQDDSLLLPSEVTAFQLAMKWLDFDSSRQAHAAELLSHVRFETIPASELVSQIQPVPRMMMDPHCHRLLVDAMNYHLLPFQQNTLQSRRTQVRAGQQALLSVGGRPSLTERALSREVLWRDPREGTATWRHLTQLPAKSFNQCVAVMDGFLYVAGGEDQNDARNQAKHAVSTLSRYDPRFNTWLHLASMRQRRTHFSLAASGGRLYAIGGRNVEGLLATTESYLPSSNAWQMRAPMEVPRCCHSSATLPSGDLLVTGGYINCAYSRSVACYNVDTDSWSEKAPMETPRGWHCSAALGGKVYVVGGSQLGPGGERVDVLSVEVFSPESSGWNRAAPLPLGVSTAGLSPLADKLYLLGGWNEAEKRYKAAVQKYDPATDSWSAAEDLPEPTVGVSCCTLTLPPRHAPRRLQHRNTPANEEQPQAGTNRSRESSTAPSQSIHA encoded by the exons ATgctaaaacctaaaaaaaacaacatcaccGGTCCAACGATGGCGCCCAAGAAGAAGGCCTCCCGCCAGAAGAAGCCCGCCGCGGAGGCCGCCGCGGAGGCCGCCACAGTCCCGCTGAAGGTGGAGAGCCTGGGTGAcggcgtggtggtggtggagagcCGGGTGAAGAAGATCGAGCAGATGGCGGCGCTGGACATCGCTCAGCTGAACAGCCTCAAtctgccgctgccgccgccggtCATCGCGCCCGGAGAGCGAGGCCTCGGCCTGGGCAGCGAGCTGACCCGACCGCTCCACGGCAACgccctgctggaggagctcagcAAGATGCGGCAGGAGAA GTTCCTGACTGACCTGGAGTTAGCCTGTAAGACGAAAGCCTTCGACGTCCACAAGCTGGTCATCTCCTCCATCAGTCAGTACTTCAGGGAGATTCTGGCCAAAGACCCGGGCATGAAGCGCCTGGAGCTCCCGTCGCTCTCACCTCTAG GCCTGGCTAACGTCATCACCTTCGCCTACCTGGGTCGCGTCCACATGTCCCTGTACACCATCGGCTGCACCGCTTCCGCCGCCGCCACCCTGCAGATCCCTCAGCTCCTCAAGATGTGCATGGACTTCCTGATGGCCGAGCTCAACGTGCAGACCTGCGTCTACATCTGGAACATCGCCGCCGCCTACGGCCTGACGTCAGTGAGCGAGGCGGCACGCCGCTTCGTCCTGGAGAACTTTGTGCAGTTCGCGGACACGCCCCTGTTCACACAGCTGACCCTAGAGCAGATCTCCGCCTTCCTGCAGGACGActcgctgctgctgccttcAGAGGTCACAGCCTtccag CTGGCCATGAAGTGGCTCGACTTCGACTCCTCTCGCCAGGCTCACGCCGCCGAGCTGCTGTCCCACGTGCGCTTCGAGACGATCCCCGCCAGCGAGCTGGTGAGCCAGATCCAGCCGGTGCCCCGCATGATGATGGACCCGCACTGCCACCGGCTCCTGGTGGACGCCATGAACTACCACCTGCTGCCCTTCCAGCAGAACACCCTGCAGTCCCGACGCACGCAGGTCCGAGCCGGCCAGCAGGCCCTGCTCAGCGTGGGTGGGCGCCCGTCGCTCACTGAGAGAGCTCTCAGCCGCGAG GTACTATGGAGGGACCCTCGAGAAGGAACAGCCACCTGGCGTCACCTCACCCAGCTGCCGGCGAAGAGCTTCAACCAGTGTGTGGCCGTGATGGACGGCTTCTTGTACGTGGCGGGAGGGGAGGACCAGAACGACGCCCGCAACCAGGCCAAGCACGCCGTCAGCACCCTCAGCAG ATATGACCCTCGCTTCAACACCTGGCTCCACCTGGCCAGCATGCGACAGCGCCGCACCCACTTCTCTCTGGCAGCCAGCGGCGGCCGCCTGTACGCCATCGGCGGCCGCAATGTGGAGGGTCTGCTGGCCACCACCGAGAGCTACCTGCCGTCCTCCAACGCCTGGCAGATGCGCGCTCCCATGGAGGTGCCCCGCTGCTGCCACTCCAGCGCCACCCTGCCCTCTGGAGACCTCCTGGTGACCGGCGGCTACATTAACTGCGCCTACTCCCGCTCCGTGGCGTGCTACAACGTTGACACCGACTCGTGGAGCGAGAAGGCCCCCATGGAGACACCGCGCGGCTGGCACTGCTCCGCCGCCCTCGGGGGGAAGGTGTACGTGGTGGGAGGGAGCCAGTTGGGGCCGGGCGGGGAGCGGGTAGACGTGCTGTCCGTGGAGGTGTTCTCCCCGGAGAGCAGCGGCTGGAACCGTGCCGCCCCGCTCCCCCTTGGCGTGAGCACCGCCGGACTCTCCCCGCTCGCCGACAAGCTGTACCTGCTGGGCGGCTGGAACGAGGCGGAGAAGCGCTACAAGGCGGCCGTCCAGAAGTACGACCCGGCCACAGACAGCTGGTCCGCGGCGGAGGATCTGCCCGAGCCCACCGTGGGAGTGTCCTGCTGCACCTTGACCCTGCCGCCCCGCCACGCGCCGCGCCGGCTGCAGCACCGCAACACGCCGGCCAACGAAGAGCAGCCGCAGGCCGGTACAAACCGGAGCAGAGAGAGCAGCACGGCTCCTTCCCAAAGCATCCACGCGTAG